One region of Mycolicibacterium lutetiense genomic DNA includes:
- a CDS encoding phosphotransferase family protein gives MPDDVQELPTLSAADQDAIERWLREQRIGTALTDVAPLTGGTQNIVVGMSVDGRRMVLRRPPLHPRPTSDKTMLREIAVLRTLAGSAVPHPGFIAGCTDLDVIGVVFYLMEEVDGFNPGTEVSPAYEADAGLRYRVGLSYARSLAALGNVAWENSELAAIRRPGSFLARQVPQFLGLLDSYRHDRYSPESLTGVGELAQWLEDNRPPDAEPGIMHGDAHLNNVLLRRDTAELAAFIDWEMCTIGDPLLDLGWMLVCWPDEPNPINAGSALVALGGLAHRSELIEAYRAAGGRQTDRLDWYVALACFKLGIVIEGTWSRYLAGRASRDAGEQLHASAENLLALGTRVTKGDNPFT, from the coding sequence ATGCCCGACGACGTCCAGGAATTGCCCACGCTCAGCGCCGCCGATCAGGACGCCATTGAGCGCTGGCTGCGCGAGCAGCGGATCGGAACGGCGCTGACCGACGTGGCGCCGCTGACCGGCGGAACCCAGAACATCGTGGTGGGCATGAGCGTCGACGGACGTCGAATGGTCTTGCGGCGTCCGCCTTTACACCCCCGGCCGACCAGTGACAAGACCATGCTGCGCGAGATCGCGGTGCTGCGCACCCTGGCGGGTTCGGCCGTGCCGCATCCGGGTTTCATCGCCGGCTGCACCGACCTCGACGTGATCGGCGTGGTGTTCTACCTGATGGAGGAGGTCGACGGGTTCAATCCCGGTACCGAGGTGAGTCCGGCGTATGAGGCCGATGCCGGACTGCGCTACCGCGTCGGGTTGTCCTACGCCAGGAGCCTGGCCGCGCTGGGCAACGTGGCCTGGGAGAACAGTGAACTCGCGGCGATCCGCCGGCCGGGATCGTTTCTGGCCCGCCAGGTTCCGCAGTTCCTGGGCCTGCTCGACAGCTACCGCCACGACCGGTACTCGCCCGAGTCGTTGACGGGCGTCGGGGAGTTGGCGCAATGGTTGGAGGACAACCGCCCGCCCGACGCCGAACCCGGCATCATGCACGGTGACGCCCACCTCAACAACGTCCTGCTGCGCCGCGACACCGCCGAACTGGCCGCGTTCATCGACTGGGAGATGTGCACGATCGGCGATCCACTGCTCGACCTCGGTTGGATGCTGGTGTGCTGGCCCGACGAACCCAACCCGATCAACGCGGGGTCTGCGCTGGTCGCACTCGGGGGACTGGCCCACCGCAGCGAACTCATCGAGGCCTATCGCGCCGCCGGAGGCCGCCAGACCGACCGGCTGGATTGGTATGTGGCGCTGGCCTGCTTCAAACTCGGCATCGTCATCGAGGGCACCTGGTCGCGCTACCTGGCCGGGCGGGCCAGCCGCGACGCCGGCGAGCAACTGCACGCCTCGGCGGAGAATCTCCTCGCGCTGGGGACCCGGGTCACCAAGGGCGACAACCCCTTTACGTGA
- a CDS encoding class I SAM-dependent methyltransferase, which produces MNVTTTDIELEAKHRALWALGDYATIAANIVRPLGPVLVEASGIGPGDRVLDVAAGTGNVAIPAAATGAQVTASDLCPELVEQGRRLGAEAEVTIDWAEANAEALPYADNSFDAVLSCIGVMFAPHHQQAADELVRVTRPGGRIGLISWTPEGFIGQLFATMKPYVPAPPPGVSPPPRWGDEQYLRTLLGERVGELSCERRELDVTAYPDGAAFRDYFKANYGPTISAYRAIAADADRVAELDAEIAALGDRFRTGSSMPWEYLLTVVNTH; this is translated from the coding sequence ATGAACGTCACGACCACCGATATCGAGCTTGAGGCCAAACACCGGGCGCTGTGGGCGCTTGGCGACTACGCGACGATCGCCGCGAACATCGTGCGCCCACTGGGTCCCGTACTGGTCGAGGCCAGCGGCATCGGGCCAGGTGACCGCGTACTCGACGTAGCGGCCGGGACCGGCAACGTGGCCATTCCCGCTGCCGCGACGGGTGCGCAGGTGACCGCCAGCGACCTGTGCCCAGAACTCGTCGAACAGGGGCGCCGACTCGGCGCGGAGGCCGAAGTGACGATCGACTGGGCCGAGGCCAACGCCGAGGCGTTGCCGTACGCCGACAATTCCTTCGATGCGGTGCTCTCCTGCATCGGGGTGATGTTCGCCCCGCACCACCAGCAGGCTGCTGATGAACTCGTGCGGGTCACCCGCCCGGGCGGCCGGATCGGTCTGATTTCCTGGACGCCTGAGGGATTCATCGGCCAGTTGTTCGCCACCATGAAGCCGTACGTGCCGGCGCCACCTCCCGGGGTGTCCCCGCCGCCGCGGTGGGGCGATGAGCAGTACCTGCGCACCCTGCTGGGCGAGCGGGTCGGCGAGTTGTCCTGTGAACGCAGGGAACTGGACGTCACGGCCTACCCCGACGGCGCAGCGTTCCGCGACTATTTCAAGGCCAACTACGGCCCCACGATCTCGGCCTACCGGGCCATCGCCGCCGATGCCGATCGGGTCGCCGAACTGGACGCGGAGATCGCCGCTTTGGGCGACCGGTTCCGCACCGGTTCCTCGATGCCGTGGGAATACCTGCTGACCGTCGTGAACACACACTGA
- a CDS encoding winged helix-turn-helix transcriptional regulator: MSTYGQFCPVAKAMELLDERWTLLVVRELLRGSAHFNDLRRGVPKMSPALLSKRLRSLARAGVIERSEVDGRTSYSLTPCGQELAGVVDALGSWGVRWIGELGEQDLDPHLLMWDMRRTIAIADWPRSRTTVAFVLDGVAPKASRWWLTVSDGQVDVCDFDPGYEPAGTVQTDLRTLVEIWRGDVGWARAILDGSVALSGSADVRHAIPKWLGQSTAAAIPRPA, translated from the coding sequence ATGTCGACATATGGCCAGTTCTGTCCCGTGGCCAAGGCCATGGAATTGCTCGACGAACGCTGGACCTTGCTGGTGGTCCGGGAACTGCTGCGGGGCAGCGCGCACTTCAACGACCTGCGCCGCGGGGTGCCGAAGATGTCGCCGGCCCTGTTGTCCAAGCGGCTGAGGTCGTTGGCTCGTGCCGGGGTGATCGAGCGTTCCGAGGTCGACGGGCGGACAAGTTATTCGTTGACCCCGTGCGGTCAGGAACTTGCCGGTGTGGTCGACGCGCTCGGCTCGTGGGGGGTGCGGTGGATCGGTGAGCTGGGCGAGCAGGATCTCGACCCACACCTGCTGATGTGGGACATGCGCCGCACCATTGCGATCGCGGACTGGCCGCGGTCGCGCACCACGGTCGCGTTCGTCCTCGACGGTGTTGCACCCAAGGCGTCGAGGTGGTGGCTCACCGTGAGCGACGGGCAGGTCGATGTGTGCGATTTCGATCCCGGCTACGAACCTGCGGGGACCGTGCAGACCGACCTGCGCACGCTGGTCGAGATCTGGCGCGGCGATGTCGGCTGGGCCCGGGCGATCCTCGACGGCAGCGTCGCACTGTCAGGATCTGCCGACGTCCGCCATGCCATCCCGAAATGGCTGGGCCAGAGCACGGCGGCCGCGATTCCTCGGCCGGCCTGA
- the poxB gene encoding ubiquinone-dependent pyruvate dehydrogenase: MATIADQVISALTLSGVRRVYGLPGDSLNGFTDALRRSGEITWQHVRHEETAAFAAAADAALTGQLAVCAGSCGPGNLHLINGLFDAQRSRVPVLAIAAHIPRTEIGSEYFQETHPQDLFRECSVYCELVSTPEMAPRILEMAMRAAVEENGVAVVVIPGEIFLQRAGEAGWTTCPVRPSRSVVRPDDESVRRAADILNAAERVTILGGAGAAGAHDALIELASTLQAPIVHALRGKEFIEYDNPFDVGMTGLLGFASGYKAIKEADTLLMLGTDFPYQQFYPESATVIQVDIRGRNLGRRTPIDLGLRGSVADTLATLQPLLRAKTDREHLDRSLRHYRKTRAQLDSLAVNDRDKTPIRPEYVAAVANRLATDNAVFTCDVGSPVVWAARYLTMNGRRRLIGSFNHGTMANALPHAIGAQTAFPDRQVVALAGDGGLTMLFGELVTLIQNKLPVKLIVFNNSSLNFVELEMKAAGIVTFGTDLVNPDFAAVAAAMGIFGRRVTEPADLERAVADAFAHDGPALIDVHTARQELSIPPAITVEQAKGFSLYAIRTILAGRADELLDLVTTNVARRILD, from the coding sequence ATGGCGACCATCGCAGACCAAGTCATCTCCGCACTGACCCTGAGCGGGGTACGGCGGGTCTACGGCCTCCCCGGTGACAGCCTCAACGGATTTACCGACGCCCTCCGGCGTAGCGGCGAGATCACCTGGCAGCACGTCCGGCATGAGGAGACCGCCGCCTTCGCCGCGGCGGCCGATGCCGCACTGACCGGCCAACTGGCCGTGTGTGCAGGCAGTTGCGGCCCGGGCAACCTGCACCTCATCAACGGGCTGTTCGACGCGCAGCGCAGCCGCGTTCCCGTGCTGGCGATCGCCGCGCACATTCCGCGCACCGAGATCGGGTCGGAGTACTTCCAGGAGACCCACCCGCAGGACCTCTTCCGCGAGTGCAGCGTCTACTGCGAACTCGTCAGCACCCCCGAGATGGCGCCCCGCATCCTCGAGATGGCAATGCGGGCGGCAGTCGAGGAGAACGGCGTCGCCGTCGTCGTCATCCCCGGCGAGATCTTCCTGCAACGCGCGGGGGAGGCCGGCTGGACCACCTGCCCGGTGCGGCCCTCCCGATCTGTCGTGCGTCCCGACGACGAGTCGGTCCGTCGGGCCGCTGACATCCTCAACGCCGCCGAGCGGGTCACCATCCTCGGTGGCGCGGGCGCGGCGGGTGCACACGACGCCCTGATCGAACTCGCCTCGACGCTGCAGGCCCCGATCGTGCATGCGTTGCGCGGCAAGGAATTCATCGAGTACGACAACCCGTTCGACGTCGGCATGACCGGACTCCTCGGTTTCGCCTCGGGCTACAAGGCCATCAAAGAAGCCGACACACTGCTGATGCTGGGCACCGACTTCCCGTATCAACAGTTCTATCCCGAGAGCGCCACCGTCATTCAAGTCGACATCCGCGGCCGCAACCTCGGCCGGCGAACCCCGATCGACCTCGGCCTGCGCGGCAGTGTCGCCGACACCCTGGCGACACTGCAGCCGCTGCTACGCGCCAAGACCGACCGAGAGCATCTCGACCGCTCACTGCGGCACTACCGCAAGACTCGAGCGCAGCTCGATTCACTGGCCGTCAACGATCGCGACAAGACCCCGATCCGGCCGGAATACGTTGCCGCGGTGGCAAACCGGCTCGCGACCGACAACGCGGTGTTCACCTGCGATGTCGGCTCCCCGGTGGTGTGGGCGGCCCGGTACCTGACCATGAACGGCCGCCGCAGGCTGATCGGGTCGTTCAACCACGGCACGATGGCCAATGCGCTTCCGCACGCGATCGGCGCGCAGACCGCCTTCCCTGACCGGCAGGTGGTCGCCCTGGCCGGTGACGGCGGCCTGACCATGCTGTTCGGGGAATTGGTGACGCTGATCCAGAACAAGCTCCCGGTGAAGCTGATCGTGTTCAACAACTCGTCGCTGAACTTCGTGGAGCTCGAGATGAAGGCCGCGGGCATCGTCACGTTCGGCACCGACCTGGTGAACCCGGACTTCGCCGCGGTGGCTGCGGCGATGGGCATCTTCGGCCGGCGGGTCACCGAACCGGCTGACCTCGAACGCGCCGTCGCCGACGCCTTCGCCCACGACGGCCCCGCCCTCATCGACGTGCACACCGCACGCCAGGAACTATCGATCCCACCGGCGATCACTGTCGAACAGGCCAAAGGCTTCTCGCTCTACGCGATCCGCACCATCCTGGCCGGACGCGCCGACGAACTCCTGGATCTTGTCACCACCAACGTCGCCCGCCGCATCCTGGACTGA
- a CDS encoding SDR family NAD(P)-dependent oxidoreductase, with protein sequence MEIEGKKAIVVGGASGFGRATAEALAKRGATVVVLDRPQSKGQEVADAIGGTFAAVDVTDFDGTEKVLEQAVADLGGLHIIVTTAGGGIGERTIKKDGPHSLDSFRSTIDLNLIGTFNISRLAAWHMSKNEPVDEEAEERGVIINTASIAAFEGQIGQVAYTASKAAIAGMCLTMARDLGSLGIRVLAIAPSLFATGLTEGIPDEFASVLTKDAAFPKRLGKPEEYAKLAVAIAENPMLNGQCLRLDAGQRFAPK encoded by the coding sequence ATGGAGATCGAAGGCAAGAAGGCTATCGTCGTCGGCGGTGCGTCGGGCTTCGGCCGCGCTACCGCTGAGGCGCTGGCCAAGCGCGGCGCCACTGTGGTCGTGCTGGACCGGCCGCAGTCCAAGGGCCAGGAAGTGGCCGACGCGATCGGCGGTACGTTCGCCGCAGTCGACGTCACCGACTTCGACGGCACCGAGAAGGTGCTGGAGCAGGCCGTCGCGGACCTGGGTGGTCTGCACATCATCGTGACCACCGCCGGTGGCGGCATCGGTGAGCGCACCATCAAGAAGGACGGCCCGCACAGCCTGGACTCGTTCCGCTCCACCATCGACCTCAACCTGATCGGCACGTTCAACATCAGCCGGCTCGCGGCCTGGCACATGAGCAAGAACGAGCCCGTCGACGAAGAGGCCGAAGAGCGCGGCGTCATCATCAACACCGCTTCCATCGCGGCGTTCGAGGGACAGATCGGCCAGGTCGCCTACACCGCGTCCAAGGCTGCCATCGCCGGGATGTGCCTGACCATGGCGCGCGACCTGGGCAGCCTGGGCATCCGGGTCCTGGCCATTGCCCCGAGCCTGTTCGCCACCGGCCTGACCGAGGGCATTCCCGACGAGTTCGCCTCAGTGCTGACCAAGGACGCCGCGTTCCCCAAGCGTCTGGGCAAGCCCGAGGAGTACGCCAAGCTCGCCGTCGCGATCGCCGAGAACCCGATGCTCAACGGCCAGTGCCTGCGTCTGGACGCCGGCCAGCGCTTCGCCCCCAAGTAG
- a CDS encoding GatB/YqeY domain-containing protein, with amino-acid sequence MTPAQHWRDRLRESLLSARKSRDTVSVAAIRSALSAIDNAETPQADQTDTRIGGPIAGAVSGVGATEAARRILSDAEIRGLIHAEVDERLTAADQYVANGHHERAADLQSQAAVLTRVLGQTPEDV; translated from the coding sequence ATGACACCTGCACAGCATTGGCGCGACCGGTTGCGCGAGTCCCTGCTGTCGGCACGCAAGTCCCGCGACACCGTCAGCGTCGCCGCGATCCGATCAGCATTGAGTGCCATCGACAACGCCGAGACGCCGCAAGCCGATCAGACCGATACCCGCATCGGTGGACCGATCGCGGGCGCGGTGTCCGGTGTGGGCGCGACCGAGGCCGCCCGCCGGATACTCAGTGATGCCGAAATTCGTGGCCTCATTCACGCCGAGGTCGATGAACGTCTCACCGCGGCAGATCAATACGTCGCGAACGGGCATCACGAGCGGGCAGCGGATCTGCAATCGCAGGCCGCCGTCCTGACCCGGGTACTGGGCCAAACGCCGGAGGATGTCTGA
- a CDS encoding ATP-dependent DNA ligase yields MLLADLAAASADIAGSSARLAKIDRISTLLAVAAAEGDARTVAVTVSWLSGELPQRQIGVGWAALRALPAPAEIPALTVTGVDAAFTEIKGIAGKGSQTLRAGAVRDLFGAATDTEQTFLRRLLGGDLRQGALTGVMADAVARASGIPAAEVRRAAMLAGDLPAVAAAALTGGGDALAEFRLQVGRPVGPMLAQTATGVADALERLGGTAILEAKLDGARVQIHRKGSEVSVFTRSLDEVTHRLPEVVEATLVLPATDLIADAEAIALRPDGRPQPFQVTAARFGRKTANDLEPLSVFIFDLLHVDGRDLLDLPTEERLAALDALVPRDRRVDRIVTADAAVARQFLDRTLEAGHEGVMVKSPTAPYEAGRRGSGWLKVKPVHTLDLVVLAVERGSGRRTGKLSNIHLGARDPDTGGFVMLGKTFKGMTDAMLAWQTEHFHELQIEDDGWVVTVRPEQVVEIAFDGVQRSSRYPGGVALRFARVLRYRDDKTPDQADTIDTVRAFLT; encoded by the coding sequence GTGTTGCTCGCTGACCTCGCCGCCGCATCTGCCGACATCGCGGGATCCTCGGCGCGGCTGGCGAAGATCGACCGTATCTCGACCCTGCTGGCCGTCGCCGCCGCCGAGGGAGATGCCCGCACGGTGGCGGTCACGGTGTCGTGGCTGTCCGGCGAACTCCCCCAGCGCCAGATCGGTGTCGGCTGGGCCGCGTTGCGCGCACTGCCGGCACCGGCGGAGATCCCCGCGTTGACCGTCACCGGGGTCGACGCCGCATTCACCGAGATCAAAGGAATCGCAGGCAAGGGCTCTCAGACACTGCGCGCCGGTGCGGTGCGCGACCTTTTCGGGGCCGCCACGGACACCGAGCAGACGTTCCTGCGGCGACTCCTGGGCGGCGACCTGCGTCAGGGCGCCCTGACCGGGGTGATGGCCGACGCGGTGGCCCGCGCATCGGGAATCCCAGCAGCCGAGGTCCGGCGCGCGGCCATGCTCGCCGGTGATCTGCCCGCGGTGGCTGCCGCGGCGTTGACCGGCGGCGGCGACGCGCTTGCCGAATTCCGGTTGCAGGTCGGACGCCCGGTCGGGCCGATGCTCGCGCAGACCGCGACCGGCGTCGCCGACGCACTCGAACGGCTCGGCGGTACAGCGATTCTGGAGGCCAAACTGGACGGCGCCCGCGTGCAGATCCACCGCAAGGGCTCGGAGGTGTCGGTCTTCACGCGCAGCCTCGACGAAGTCACCCACCGACTGCCCGAGGTGGTCGAGGCGACGCTGGTACTGCCGGCGACCGATCTGATTGCCGACGCCGAGGCCATCGCCCTGCGGCCCGACGGACGACCGCAGCCGTTTCAGGTCACCGCAGCCCGGTTCGGCCGCAAGACCGCCAACGATCTCGAACCGTTGTCGGTCTTCATCTTCGATCTGCTGCACGTCGACGGCCGGGATCTGCTCGATCTGCCCACCGAAGAACGGCTGGCCGCGCTCGACGCGTTGGTACCCCGAGACCGGCGCGTCGACCGCATCGTCACCGCCGATGCCGCGGTCGCGCGGCAGTTCCTGGATCGCACCCTCGAAGCCGGTCACGAGGGCGTGATGGTGAAGTCGCCGACGGCACCGTATGAGGCCGGCCGCCGCGGATCGGGCTGGCTCAAGGTCAAGCCCGTACACACCCTGGACCTGGTGGTGCTGGCGGTTGAGCGGGGGTCGGGCCGGCGCACCGGCAAGCTGTCCAACATCCACCTGGGCGCCCGGGATCCGGACACCGGCGGATTCGTGATGCTGGGCAAGACATTCAAGGGCATGACCGACGCGATGCTGGCATGGCAGACCGAGCACTTCCACGAACTACAGATCGAGGACGACGGCTGGGTGGTCACCGTGCGGCCCGAGCAGGTCGTCGAGATCGCCTTCGACGGGGTCCAGCGGTCGAGCCGGTATCCGGGCGGCGTCGCGCTGCGCTTCGCCAGGGTGCTGCGCTACCGGGACGACAAGACCCCGGATCAGGCGGACACGATCGACACCGTGCGGGCATTCCTGACCTGA